The Desulfuromonadales bacterium genomic sequence GCCAACACTTCCGCCCGATTGCGGGTCCGGTTGGCGATAGCGATCCAGGCGGCGCCGGCCTTGCCCAGCGCCATCAAAGCCGCCCGGCAGGCCCCGCCTGCCCCCAAAAGCAGGATGCGCCGACCGGAGGGGTCGAAGCCCAGGTCCTCGGCCAACGAGCGCAGCAGTCCGGGGGCGTCGGTATTGTATCCGGTCAGCACGCCGCCACGGTTGACGATGGTGTTCACCGCCCCGATCAGACGAGCGTCCGGATCGACCGCATCGAGTAAGCGGATCACCTCTTCCTTGTGCGGAACCGTTACGTTCACCCCCCACAGGTCGAGACTGCGGATGCCTGCCACGGCCGCCTTCAGATTTTCCGGTTTGACATGAAAAGGGACGTATATCGCGTCGATTCCGGCGCGGCCCAGCGCCTCGTTCTGCATGAGCGGCGACAGCGAATGGGCGACCGGGTCGCCGAAAATACCGAGGATGCGGGTAGTACCGCGAATGTTCATGAATTCCGTCACGCTCTGTCCTGCAGGTCCTTTTTGCCCTTCGACCTACATTGATCTGAAGACTCAAACCTCAAGATTCAAGCCCTTCCTATGGTCTCACGCCTTCAAACCTTCATCCCGCAATCGAGATAATCCCGGTATTCGATGATCCGGGTAGCGGCAAGAATCTGCCGGGCCCGGGTGATATCGGCTTCGATGGCCTGATGCAGTTCCGCGGGAGAGGGGAAGCGCATTTCATCTCGCAGACGCTCGACGAAGTACAGTCGCAGGGTCTCACCATAGATTTGCTCATGAAAATCGAGCAGGTGAACCTCGACGGACAGTCCCTCCCGGCAGAAAGTCGGGTTGCAGCCAATATTGACCACGCCGTCGAATTGACGGTCGGCGAGTTTGACTTTGACGGCGTAGACACCGGCACGGGGGAGAATCTCCTTTTCGGTCGCCAGGTTGGCCGTTGGAAAACCCAGTCCCTTGCCACGCTTGTCGCCGTGCACCACCTCCCCCTGAAGGGAAAAGTGGCGCCCGAGCAGACTGACCACAGCACGGACCTCGCCATCCATGAGCATCCGGCGAATTCGGGACGAACT encodes the following:
- the aroE gene encoding shikimate dehydrogenase; the encoded protein is MNIRGTTRILGIFGDPVAHSLSPLMQNEALGRAGIDAIYVPFHVKPENLKAAVAGIRSLDLWGVNVTVPHKEEVIRLLDAVDPDARLIGAVNTIVNRGGVLTGYNTDAPGLLRSLAEDLGFDPSGRRILLLGAGGACRAALMALGKAGAAWIAIANRTRNRAEVLAGEFNDVLKGTELAAFSLDPGELSAALPQVDLLLNTTAVGLQGEGFTDFPWDALVPGAQVYDMIYGRQGTPLLRTAQARGHQAVDGLGMLAAQGEEAFFLWTGRRSPAGLMKARLLAEYAEV